A genomic region of Sander lucioperca isolate FBNREF2018 chromosome 6, SLUC_FBN_1.2, whole genome shotgun sequence contains the following coding sequences:
- the si:dkey-7k24.5 gene encoding somatomedin-B and thrombospondin type-1 domain-containing protein, whose amino-acid sequence MAVRRSSSVTLVCLGVSLFLIGPCQSGCRETGLCCTGRDPSCISKGWRSDWSYGTCYCDQACVSTLDCCHDYETACPALSCVVSGWTEWSGCAEPCRATVRRRSRRILQEPLNAGKPCPHLEEHAGCAEYWSHQGNCHNPLVPALIIAGGYGNARKKRDIPDSSDIIGYCVQFQLTSLTKGCQQNSGPHTQWMQHLREGHRVCVECQPPALAAGQTHCAGDGEENDEGRRQSLQWQAVGNPRCRGVWRRVGRLEACSCPIAHSFLFI is encoded by the exons ATGGCAGTCAGGAGGAGCAGCTCTGTCACTTTGGTTTGTCTTGGTGTGTCTTTGTTCCTCATCGGTCCGTGCCAGTCGGGCTGTCGGGAAACAGGTCTGTGTTGCACCGGCCGGGACCCGTCATGCATCAGCAAAGGATGGAGGTCTGACTGGTCCTATGGCACCTGCTACTGCGACCAAGCCTGTGTGTCCACCCTGGACTGCTGCCACGACTATGAGACAGCCTGCCCAG CGCTGTCCTGTGTAGTGAGCGGTTGGACAGAGTGGTCAGGCTGTGCTGAGCCCTGCAGGGCCACAGTCCGCAGGCGGAGCAGGAGGATCCTACAGGAGCCGCTCAATGCAGGCAAACCCTGTCCCCATCTAGAGGAGCACGCCGGCTGTGCAGAGTACTGGTCTCACCAAGGGAACTGCCACAACCCACTTG TCCCAGCACTGATTATTGCGGGTGGCTATGGCAACGCCAGGAAGAAAAGAGACATCCCTGACAGCAGCGACATTATAGG GTATTGTGTCCAGTTTCAGTTGACCTCTCTGACAAAAGGATGCCAGCAGAACTCAGGCCCACACACCCAGTGGATGCAGCACCTAAGGGAGGGGCACCGTGTGTGTGTCGAGTGCCAGCCGCCTGCTCTTGCTGCTGGACAGACACACTGTGCTGGAGATGGAGAGGAAAATGACGAGGGCAG AAGGCAGTCTCTCCAGTGGCAGGCTGTGGGAAACCCTCGATGCAGGGGTGTGTGGAGGCGTGTTGGGAGGCTGGAGGCCTGCTCCTGCCCAATAGCCCACAGCTTCCTATTCATCTAA